AAAACTTTGATTGCCGTAATGACCGTGCACGCCTTGATTCTGCTGCTCTCTCCGCTGCTGTCGTCCTCGCCGGCCGGAGCGATTTTGATGATCGTCGTTTGGGGACTTTCCGCATGGGCGACTGTACCCGCCATTCAATGTTATTTGATTTCCCTTGCACCGGGCGCCGCGAATGTTGCCGTCAGCATCAACACTTCCGTATTCCAGTTTGGCATTGCGCTTGGCGCGGCTGCGGGAGGAATCGTCATCGAGCGTACCGGCGCCGCTCACTTGGGTTGGATCGGAGGGATCGCCGTATTGCTCGCTATTCTTACGGCCGTACGTTCCTTCGCGAGGGAAAGGCACGATGAAGTGCTGTCCGCAGCTTCCTCATGAGAAGCCGATGATCGAGGGTGGGTTTGCCGGATTTGATTTAACGACGGTTCTGGGTAAGGATTTTTGCATCAGTCCCAACTATTGTATCTGAAAAATCATACAAAATAACGAATGGTTAGTCGGATGACTGCATTAGTTTCACGATCTTCTACAAAGCGGTGCCGCACGAGGTTAGTAATATGATAAAATGAGGAGGAGACCGCATTACAGGAGGTTCAAAGATGCTGAATACCGAATTAACGCGTAAACTCGGCATTCCATATCCGATTATTCAAGCGCCCATGGCCGGCGGGCCAACGACTCCCGATTTAGTGGCTGCCGTTTCAAACGCCGGGGGGCTGGGCAGCCTGGGTGCAGGTTACTTAACGCCCGAACAAATCCGCAGCGCGATCAAGGAAATCAAACAAAAAACATCCCGGCCCTTCGGCGTCAATTTATTCGTGCCGGAGCAGCCGAATACGCCGGAACACATCATCGCGGAAATGAATGAGCACCTTAATAAATATCGCGCAGAGCTGGGTATCGCTCCCGGCTCGCCGATTCCGAAGTTTGCAGAGTCGTTCGAGGAGCAGGTGCAAGTATTGCTGGAAGAGAATGTGCCGGTGTTCAGCTTCACCTTCGGCATACCGTCTACGGACGTTATCGAAGCTATGAAACGGCGCGGAACCGTCGTCATCGGCACGGCAACGACGGTGGAGGAAGGCATCCGGCTGGAAGCGGCCGGGGTAGACGTGATCGTGGCTCAGGGCAGCGAAGCCGGAGGACATCGCGGCACATTCTTGACAAACGCTCTTGATGCGCTTATCGGCACCATGGCACTTGTCCCACAACTTGTCGATCATGTATCGGTGCCGGTTATCGCTTCGGGCGGCATCATGGATGGACGCGGGCTTGTGGCCAGCCTGGCATTGGGAGCTTCCGCCGTTCAGATGGGCACCGCCTTCCTGGCAAGTGCCGAGAGCGGAGCCCACGCAGAGCACAAACGGAAGATCGCGGCATCAAATGAGGATTGCACCGAAATCACGTACGCATATTCGGGCAAAGCCGCGCGCGGCATTCGCACCGATTTTATGTGCGACATGCGTTCTTATCCGGGAACCATTCCGGATTACCCGATTCAAAATGCAATGACGAGAGACATTCGCCAGGCGGCGGCCAAAGCGAGTAACCCGGAGTTCATGTCGCTTTGGGCGGGCCAAGGTCTCAGATTGGCGACAGACCGTGCAGCTGCGGAAATAGTGAAGATGACCGTACAGCAGGCTCGGGATCTAATCCAAAACTTTAGCAGTCGTGTTGAAGAGGACCGAGGTTAAATTTCGCGATTAAAATCTCCGCCACGACTCCGCACAGATCGATGACGGAGGTAAAAGATCCATATTGCAAGACTCACGGATAAGAACAGGATTTGCATTAAGGTGCGGGGAACCAATGCGTTCTCCGGACTTGTCGCGAGGCCGTACAAAGCTATGTTATAGATTGGCGGGGAACATGGTCAAAAAAAATGAAACTCAATGTCAGAATGAACATGAGTTTCACTGCCGAATCGCGATATTGTGTTTTTTTGCATGAAATTAAGCCTTGCGAGAGGTCTCCGAGGGATTCTTGGCGGACGCGGAAGTTCTCGGATCAAAACTTTTACTGTTCCCATTGATTTTCATTCCGGAAGACATGCGGGAAAACCTCCTATCAAAAATAAAGTAACTTAACCCCATCTTACCATAATTAAATTTCGCTGCGTTGTGAATTTTATAACAAAATATGAGAATTTTGCACCGATATCCCACGGTGTATTGCTTAATAAATGAGACAGGGGCATACGAAGTGGCTATAACCGTTATTTCTTGTAAAGAGGATCGCGACTACGAACAATTTATCCGCTTTTTTATCAAATACAGGCATGAATTGACGCCGCCATACCCGCTCGACTATACGCTTCATCTCATATCGACGCAAATATCCCAAGGACACATTATTATGGGGTTGGACGAACAGGGGGATCCGGTCGGAATCCTTACCTATTATTACGGAAATCCGGAGGATCACTTCGCGGATCGTACCGGTCTTCATGTGGAGATTTTGATTATTAAGCCGGAATATCGAAAGTCCTTTGCTTTTTTGCAAGGGTTTCAATATTTAATCAATGAAGTAAAGAGATCCGGCCACGATGTAACCCATATTCACTTCTATGCGGATACGGAGTCCGCGTATTTGCGCAGACTGTACTCGAAATTTGCGAAAACCGCAGCCAAGAAGGAAGGACATTTGGGGGTACTTGATGTTTACTCCACTACTTTTGAGGCTGTTGATGCATTCTTTCGGCCATTTCGACGGAAAAAATAGTTGGAGAGAGGGAACCAATGTCTTATCGGTTTATGATTTGCAAAACGGACGAGGACTGGGAAGAATACACCTTGTATATTTTAGAGCATAAGTTGGAAATCCATAGCTCCTTTTTGGCAAAACGGGTGATCCACTTTATAAAAGAGCAGATCTTCTTTGGCTGCGCCGTACTGGCCAAAGATGAATTCGGACGAATCATAGGAGTATTAGGGTTTGTCAACGGGACTCCGGAGAATGGGTTTGCGGACAAGGAAGCGGTTAGATTGGAGATGGTGCATATCCTTTCGGAATATCGATGCACACGTTTATTCTATCGCGGCATGATCTGGCTCCGAAATTACTTGCAGGAGAATGCGCCCGAAACGAAGATCATCCAGTTCTATGCCGATGCCGGCTCTGCGAAACGTTCTCGATTGTTAGGGAAAATCGCAGATTTGGTTTGTACGGAGCAAACCCGTTTTGGATTGGAGAACGAGTACGTTACATCAGTCGATCGCCTGTCGCGCCAAAGGATATGAGGTTGAAGGTAACATATTCATAAAAAACAACTTGGGGCTGCCGATTCGGCAGCCTCGTCTCGTGTTGTAAGACCCGGGGGGTGGTTAAAAGCAAAAAAGCTTAAGAAAATATATAGTGAATGATGCGCGCCGTCGCTTTCCCCGGGATTCTCATCAGCAGAACGAACCGGCGCGGATGTTTCCTGTTTACCGGCCTATCCAAAAACTGACCGATCGTCATCGTATCTTTGCTCATGCTCACTCACCTCGCATTCATGTTATCTTAAATGATATTCCCGGAAAATTTGTCCTATGTTCGCCGGCCGCACTGTAAACGTAGAAGAAGCCTATAATTTGACTCGACTGTTGAAGAAGGTGTGTTATATATTTATAAATGTTACAAAAATAGTAATTTTCCCATAAAATGAGAAGTAAGCTATTCCCAGTTAAAATAATATATGGTATATTATGGATGAGCGTCGGCCGGCCTCAAACCACTTTCGGAGGAATCATATATGAAAATTAAAAAAGTTCTGTCTGCTCTACTGATCGGTGCAAGTATGACGGCAATGGCTCAATCCGCATTTGCAGAAACCAAACCGGCGGTGCCGGCAGCATCTGCCCAGATTCAGTCAGAAGGTCAAATATCTTCGCAAGCCGCACAAGGTCAAATGTGGTTCTATTACAACAATCTGACGAGCCAATCAGGGGCGCAGACCACAATTAACTATGCAAAATATACTGCCTATAGCGGCCTTTATGTGAATTTTACGGTAAATCAAACGGCGGTCGATGGAGCCGGGAGCCCGACTATTTTCTATACTGTAATTAAAGAAAACAACAACACCTGGAACGGGCCTGCGTTTACTCTTACCGGTCAAACCTCGCGGACCGTTCCGGTTTATCTCGAGCCCGGTACGTACTTTGTTATATTTGAAAACCGCAGCCCTGTACCGGCCAACATCAACGGTACTTTGGGGTAATCATTATAAAGGGAAGGACGCTCTGCGCGAGCGTCCTTTTTAGATGTTTAGGAAAGTAGCGATGCCTGAAAAGCGGTAGCGCCGGCCTTCGTAGGCGCCCGTTCTTTCGGTCCGGATGGTACCGTCAGGGTTTACCGAGACCGTAACCCAATTGTACTCGCCGTTCCGGTAAGCGAAGGACCTGCCGTCGTCCTCATAGAGGCGGCATTCCCGTGCGTTATCCCCGTAGGCGTGCAAGGTGACGTCGAAAACCGCCTCGTCAGCCACAAACGGCATAGGTTTGGCGAGGGGCAGAAGCGTGCCCTCCTTCACGAGCACGGGAATCCGTTCGAGCCCCGGTGCGAAGGTATAGGTTTGTCCACCCTCGTATGATTTGTTGGTCCAAAAGCAGCGCCATGTTCCATGCGGCAGGTAGACGGTGCGCTCCGCCGCTCCGGCGACGAGCGGCGCCACCAGCACCGCTTCCCCCATCATATAGGCATCGTCGATGCCGTACGTATTCGGATCGTCCGGGTAATCCATGACGAGGGCGCGAAACGGCGGTCGTCCTTCCATGCTGTACCTCGCATATGCGGTGTACAAATAAGGGATCAGTGCCATGCGGATTTCGAACAGTGTACGGCAAATATCGCGGATTTGCTCATAATTGTCCAAAAACTCGCCGCGAATGTTTTTGTCCCGGTCCACCTGCATCCAGGGCGGGTTCGGGATTCTCCAGCAGTTGAGCAGCGCCATCGGCGAAAACACGGTCGTCTGGATTCGGCGGATCAGATCCTCGGGCGACTCCGCCTGGCGCACCTCCGGCGACCAAAGCAGACCGGAGAAGCCGCAGCCGGCGACCCCGCGGATAAACACTTTATGGTTGTACAAATCGCTGTACAACACGAACGGATACGGCGAGGCGAGAGCGCCGGAGGCGCGCACCTGGGATAACGTCCGCTTGCCCGCTTTTTCGAAAGGGGCTTGAATCGTTTCTTGATAAAACGCTCCCAGCATATTGTGCATCTGCTCGCCGTCCATACCGGAAGGGAACTCGGCGATGTCCGGGAACGACCAGTTGGAATGCACGAAGTCGGAGCTGTCGCATTCGTCCAGCTTGAAGCCGGCAATGCCTTTGTCTACAAACTCCTTCTCATGATGCTCCGAAAAAATTTTCCGGGCCTCGGGGAGCGATAAATCCGGCACCAGCCCTTCCCAAACCTCATAATCGCCGGAATACGGCTTAAGCACGGAATATATAGGCGATGTGGGATGCACGAAAAGATGCTCCCACAAATTGACCCGGTAGTTCATCTCATGAAGCTCCTCAAGCATTTCTTCATGCCCGGGAAAACGCCCCTCGTCCCAAACGAACGAGCAGGAATACGCCTTCGTCTGCCAGCCGGGCTCGAAGCCGAATACGTCCACCGGCATCCGGTCTTCCCGGAACGTATGGGCGAGCCGCATCACATCCTCCTTCTTCGCCGCACTGTAAGCGCGGTACCACATGCCAAGCCCCCATGCCGGCGGCAGGCAGCCGCCTCCGGAAAATAAATTGTAACGCTGCACCGCAGCAGCGATGTCCGGCCCTTCGAACAAATACACGTCGATCCCTTCGGCGGACGGAACGTCGACGACGACCGCGCGATTCCCTTCCGACACCTGGTAGCCGTACAATTCGATCTCCGAGGTGCCGACCGCCTTCGCCGCAAATTTCTTATGCTCGGAGGCTCCCTTGCGCAGATTCGTTCCGCAGTAAAACGTCGCGTAACGCGCAGTATCCACGTAGACGCCGTAACCTGCGGTGGAGACGTAGAAAGGCACCGGCGCGTGGCTGTCTCCGGTATCCGCCACAGGATCGCTGTTCACGCGGATCATTTTTTTGCGGCCGGTATGATCAAGCCGGTGCAGCTGCAGTCCGAAGCCGTAAATATGCTCTTCCGCCGCGAGCGGCAGCTCGATATGCACGCCTCGGGCCGTCTGTCTGACAACGATCTCCTGACTTGCGAAAGGGGGCGTTCCCGGGCATTCCAGCTTGCCGAGCTGCTCCGTCCGGATTTCCGTCTTGCGGAGCCGCACGGGCGTATGATTTTCCGGCTGCCCGAAACAAAGCCGCCAAACGCCGTTTGCAATTTTTTCCATAAAAACTTCCCCTTTTTCGAATGATGTAAAAGAAACGATATTTACCCGATTATACCGCTTCGATTTCGTGAAAAGTTATGATAAACTACGGAAAAATGTTAAAATATTATCCTTTTGGGGAGGAAGCATGAACCGGCTGTTCGAACCCGTTTATTTTGATCAGGCTTCTATTCATTGGGATTACCGCATCCGCATCGATCATGGCTTCAAAGGATATTATCATTGGCACCAGGCCTGCGAATTTATGCTCGTCCATGAAGGGCAAGGGACGGTTGTGGTCAACCAGATGACGTTTCATATCCGGCGGGGGATGTTTTTCTTTTTCCCGCCGTTTCGGCTCCATCAGGTGTACGCGGATGTCTCGCCGGATCGTCCGTATGAGCGCTCGATCTTTTATGCGGATCCTTTATTGATTGAAAATCAGCTCAAGCTTTTCCCAAGCCGGTATTCGCGGTTTGAGGATTTGCGGCAAAACCCGACTCTGTCGCTCGGTTTCGATTTGGGAGATAAAGTTCAAGGGATGGAATGGATTTTTGAGCAATACGACCAAGCTCTTAAAAAAGGCCGGGGAGAGGATCCGGAGGAAATCGCACTTTTGTTTCTGCAGATGCTGAATACGCTTCCGTTGTCCGAGGTTACGGGCGACAGGCGGAAGCCGGAGCTTGGGAAAAGGGGGACAGGCCGTTATTCGGAGGCGATCATGCGCTGGATCGAGGAGCATTTTCACGAAGAGGTCAGTTTGGAGCGTTTGGCCGAGGAGCTTCATCTGTCGCCGAACTATATTTCCAGAGTGTTTCGGCAGGAGACGGGCAGCGGGGTGACGGATTATTTGACCGCAAGGCGCATCAAACAAGCCTGCCGGCTGCTGGAAACGACGGACAACCCGGTTGAACAGGTCGGCCTCGAAGCAGGTTTTGCCAATTATTCATATTTTATTCAGCTTTTCAAGAGAGTCGTCGGAACGACGCCGTTAAAATACCGCTATTCCAGAGTACACCGCCAAACAACTTAAAATTCCTCATATCGAACTTAAAAAACAGCATACTAACCGTTTCGGGCGTGTGATAGTCTTAGGTCACGGAAAAAAAACGGTGCGGCAAGCCGCGCCGATTCCACGAATCCGCTTTTTCATCAAGGGGAGGTTAAATCAGAAATGGCAATGACCAAAAAAACGACCGCAGTTTCATTAACAAGCGCAATCGTCTTATCGCTCGCTTTGTCCGCCTGCGGCGGCGGCTCCGAGTCCGCGGCGAATACGGGCGCATCCGCAGGTACCGGCGCAGGTACCAACGCGGCGCCCAAGAAAACCGTCACGTTTACGATCGGATATGCGACCGGCGACCCGGCAACCAAACAAGCGATGGCCGATTCCATCGCGGCTTTCACCAAAGCCAACCCGAACATCAAGATCAACGATCTGTCCGAAGGGGGCATGGCCTCTTACCTGGACTGGCTCAAGACGAAAGATGCCGTCGGCGAATTTCCGGATCTCGTCGAGATGAGAGACACCCAGCTGTTCTCCGAAGCCGGCAAGATCGCCGAGCTGCCTGCGGAATGGGTCGGATTGTTTGCGGACGCGCCGAAGCTGAACGGCAAAATTTGGACGGCGCCGATTGTCGGAACGTATCCGCAAGGCATCATTTACAGCAAAAAAGCTTATGCGGATGCAGGGATCACCGGCGAGCCAAAAACATACGACGAGTTTCTGGCGATTCAGGAGAAACTTAAAGCCAAAGGCATTACACCGCTGACGTTCGGCGGCAAAGATATTTTCCACTGGGGCTTCTGGGTGAACAAGTTTCTGATGGACGACGTGTTCGCGGACGACCCGAACTGGAACTCCAAGCGGACCAAAGGGCAGGCCAGCTTTACCGATGCCGGTCCGATGCAGGCGATGAAGGATTTCAACGAGCTGTTCACCAAAGGGTATGTGGATAAAGGCTTCTTGAGCACGGCCGACAATCAAACCGCATCGATGCTCGTAACGGGTAAAGCGGCGCAGCTGTTCTCCGGACCGTGGATGTTCGCGCAAATTTCGCAAGCCGATCCGAAATTCGAATTCGGTTGGTACCCGGTACCGGACCGGAAAGGCCGAATTGTCGTCAACGGCCTCAATACGCTGCAGGGCTGGTCCATTTCGACCAAAGCCAACCAGGATGCGGATAAAAAAGCGGCGATCACCGAGTTTATCAAGTTTTTCTTCTCGAAGGACCAGTATACGAAATTCCTCAAAGCGGTTAACGGCCTGCCGACGACCAAAGAAAACGTTACGTATGACGCCGGGCCGCAAATGAAGCGGGTGCTCGAAGTGATGAACGATCCGAAGACGATCAAGTCGCTGCAGATCAACAGCTTCTGGGGTGAAAACCAAATGCCGCCGCAATGGCGCAACTGGTTTTACAAGCTGGCTCAGGAATGGCTGACCAAAGGCGATTTCAGCGCAGAATACATGAAAAAAGCCGATGCCGAGTGGGACGCTAACGTAAAAGCGAATGCGGCCGGCAAATAACGGCTGCTTATGAGACGAAAGACGAACCTCTGCCGCGGCTGAGGTTCGTATTATTTATGGAAGATATTTTCCGGGGGCATTTTTGGGGGGAGTGAGAGAGTATGGCGAATTCGGAGACGATACGGGCGACGGCCGGTGCCGAGACGGTACCCAAAAAGAAAAAATGGTTATCCTATTCCGTTCTGTTTATCCTGCCTTCTTTTATACTGTACACGTTGTTTGTCATATATCCTACCTTGAACAGCTTTAACCTGAGCTTTACGAACTGGGACGGCGTCAGCAGCGAAATTCATTACATCGGTTTCGACAACTTCAAGGAAATGTTCCGCAGCGACCGTTTCTACAATGCGCTCAAAAATACGTTGATCTTGTCGGTGTCCCTCGTCGTTCTTGAAAATGCAGTTGCTCTTATTTTGGCCATGCTGGTGGATCAGGTGCGCTGGTTCAAAAACTTTTTTCGCAGCATTTTTTATTTTCCCGTTTTGCTGAGCGGGATCGTCATGGGTTTCGTCTGGGCGATTATTTTCAACTACAACTTCGGCGTGATCTCCCAGTTGCTGGACAAGATCGGGCTGGGGGCGCTGAAAATCGACTGGCTCGGCAACCCCGACTTTGCGCTGATTGCGATTGTCATCACGACCGTCTGGAAAGGGTCGGGATATTACATGATCATTTACCTGGCGGGGCTGCAGGGCATTCCGGCGGAGCTGCACGAAGCGGCGGCTATCGACGGTGCGGGCCGATGGCAGCAGTTCCGTCACATTACGTTCCCGCTGCTCGCGGGCGCGATGACGGTCAGCGTGATGCTGTCCATGATCGGCGCGCTGAAAATTTTCGACCAAATTGCGGTGATGACCGACGGCGGTCCGGGCTTCGCAACGGAGACGCTAACCTACATCGTTTATAAAGTCGGCTTCGGCGAGCTTCGCCAAGGGTACGGAACGGCGCTTTCGCTCGTCCTGTTCGTGCTGATTCTCATCGTATCCCTGATTCAAATCAAGCTGCTGCGGAAACGGGAGGTGCAAATGTAATGCATAAGTCCAGGAAGTCCGTGGAAATCGTCTTGTTTGCCGTTACGGCCGTGCTCGCCATCCTGTTCTTTTTCCCGGTTTATTTCAGCCTCATTTCGGCATTCAAATCCAATGGGGAAATATTGCGGGATGCCGTTGCGCTGCCGAGCAGCTTGTATCTGGACAGCTTCAAATATTTGCTCACCAAGACCCACTTCCCGGCCGCCATGCTGAACAGCCTGATCTTGACGGTAACTTCGGTGGCGTTCATGATTTTGCTCATTCCGATGGCGGCATACGCGATTGAGCGAACCGGGAAAAAATGGACCCATGCCGTATACATTTATTATTTGGCGGGAATGATGATTCCTTTTCAGGTGTATATGATTCCTTTGTTCAAGGAGATGAAAGCCTTCGGACTGTACGGCACGCTCACCGCGCCGATACTGATCTATATTTCCGGTTCGGTAGGGATGGGCGTTCTGCTGTTCACCAGCTTCATCCGCGGGATTCCGGCTGAAATCGAAGAGGCGGCGGCCATCGACGGCTGCTCCAAAGTCCGGATTTTCTGGCAGATCGTTTTCCCGCTGCTCGGACCGTGCACCGCCAGTATGATCGTGCTGCAGGGCCTCGGCATATGGAACGACTTTTTGATGCCGAGTTTGGCGCTTCAATCGTCCAAGCGAACGATGATCGTGGAAATTTTTAAATTTGTGGGAGAGCTGGCTTCCCAGTGGGATATGGTGTTTGCCGGTACGACGATGTCCATCGTCCCGGTTCTTATTGCCTTTATCGCACTGCAAAAGTATTTTGTGAAAGGCATCGCTGCCGGTGCAACCAAAGGGTGATCCCCTTAAGGCCGCTTCTGGTTATGACAGGGGCGGCTTTTTTGGACCGCCAGGATGGCTGTTTGTCGGGAGATTTGCTCCCGCATTTGTTCCCGTATTTCAATTGAAGGAAAGCAGGTGCTGAGTATGAACCGGGTGACGGTTTACGACGCCCCGCAGGGAGCCGCCTTGCGCGATGATTTTACGGTCAGCGTACGGGCGGCCGGCGGCGAGTGGCAGAAGCTGCCCGTTTATGAAGTGAAGGTGGATATGCACCGGGTACGGCACGCATCGATGGCCTATTTTGATATGGAAGGTACCGTAGAGGTGCGCGTGGAAAGCCGAAGGCAGCCGATTCGGAGCGTTGCGATCCGGCCGCTTTCCGCCATGGTTCCTTACCGCCATGACGGGGAGGCCGTCTTGTTTACATTGGACCGGCCGAGGAAGCTGTCCGTCGAGGTTAACGGGGAACGGTTCTCCAATCTGCATTTGTTCGCGAACCCGATGGAGCAGGGCGCTCCGGTGCCGGGGGCGGACAATGTGCTTTATTTGGAGCCGGCGATTCACCGTACGGAGGACATTTACCGCTTGGCGCAAACGCCGAAGGCGGCGGGCGGCAAAGCGCCGGATACGATTTATTTTGCCCCGGGGATGCACTATTTGGAGGAAACGCTGCTGCGCATTCCGTCCGGAACGACAGTGTACGTCGCGGGAGGAGCGATTGTGATCGGCTCCCTGGTCTGCGAGGGTGTCAAGGATGTTTCCATTCGGGGAAGGGGGATGCTGGTCTTATCCGATTTTCACCGGTTTTCGGCTTTCCGCGGAATCCGGATCGTCTTCTCGGAAAACATTGCGGTCGAGGGGATCATCACGGTGGATCCCCCGCATTACAGCATCTATCTAGGTAGATCCCGGCATGTGAGCATCCGTAATTTTAAAACGTTCAGCACGCGGGGATGGTCGGACGGGATCGATATGATGGCCTGCTCGCATATCGACATCGAGGACGTATTTCTGCGCACTTCCGACGACTGCATCGCGGTGTACGGCTCGCGTTGGGATTTCTTCGGCGATTCCCGCCATATTGCGGTTCGCGATGCGGTGTTATGGGCGGACGTGGCGCATCCGCTGATGATCGGAACCCATGGCAACCATCACGGGGACGGCGATACGATCGAGGATATTTTATTCGAAAATATCGATATTTTGGAGCATCACGAGCCGCAGCCGGACTACATGGGAGCGATGGCCATCAATGCAGGCGATCAAAACGCCGTCAGGAAGGTGACCTACCGGAATATCCGGGTGGAGGACTTCGAGCTCGGCCGGTTGATCGATATCCGCGTCGTATGGAATAAGAAATACAACCCGGTTCCCGGAAGCCGGATCGAAGACGTTCGGTTCGAGAACATTACGTACAACGGCGCGAACGCGGTGCCAAGCCGCATTGGCGGATTCGACGCGGACCGCCCCGTATCCGGGGTTTGCTTCCGGCAGCTGAGGATTAACGGGGAACTGATTTTAAACCCGGAGCAGGGGAAAATCGAGGTGGGCGGGTTTGCTCGCGATATTTCGTTCAGCGGCTGATCGGGCTCCGCGCTGAGGGGCTGAGTGCAGCATCGAGAAAATCGGAAGGAGAGATTTCCTATGCAACGAGCATTCTTTGAAGAAGCGGCCCGGTATGTGCTGAGGCAAATCGACCGGAGTCTGGACGTGTTCAAGGATACGTTCCCGGCGCCGGCAAGCCAAAACCACATTTATCCGGGGATTGCGAATGTCGAGTGGACGTCCAGCTTCTGGACCGGCATGCTCTGGCTCGCCTACGAGCTGACCGGCGCCGGCAAATACCGGAAAGCGGCGGAATACCAGCTCGCGAGCTATAGGCGGCGAGCGGAGGAAGAGATCGCCACCGATACGCACGATCTCGGTTTTCTTTATTCGTTATCCGCAATTGCGGAATACAAGATTACGGGAAATCCGGCGGCCAAAGATACGGCGCTCAAGGCGGCGGATCTGCTGGCCAAACGTTATTTCCCCAAAGCCGGCATCATCCAGGCGTGGGGCGATCTGAACGACCCCGAGCAGTGCGGCCGGATGATTATCGACTGCCTGCTCAACCTGCCGCTGCTGTATTGGGCGAGCGAGGCGTCGGGTGAGCCGCGTTATGCCGAATATGCACGGACGCATGTGCGGCAGGCGGCGAAATACCTCGTCCGGCCGGATGATACGACCTACCATACGTATTACATGGATGTGGAGACCGGCGAGCCGAAATACGGCAACACCCATCAAGGTTATGCCGACGATTCGTGCTGGGCCCGCGGGCAGGCGTGGGGTATTTACGGTTTCCTGCTCAGCTACAAGTATACCGGCGATGCGGAGTTGATCCGGCTGGCGAAGAGGCTCAGCCATTACTTCCTGAGCCGGACTCCGGAAGACGGCGTTGTGTATTGGGACTTGGTTTTTACCTCGGGAAAAGAGCAGGAAAAGGATTCGTCCGCGTCGGCGATCGCCGCCTGCGGCATGCTGGAGCTGGCCAAACAGCTGCCGCTTACGGATCCGGACAAGCGGCTGTTTGAAGATCAGGCACTTTCCATCCTGAGCGGGCTTGCGCAAAACTACACGACGAAGGATATTCCCGAATCGAATGGCGTCCTGAAACACGCGGTTTACAACAAGCCGCGGGGCATGGGGATCGATGAGTGCAATATATGGGGAGATTATTACTACTTTGAAGGTTTGGTTCGTGTCCTGACGAGCTGGAGATTGTATTGGTAAATCGAAGCGGGATCCCTTATTTTCCCGAACGCTTTGCTCTGGGGCTGGGGCTGAAAACCTGATATGATACAAGCAGGGCCTGACTTCATACAGAGGAAAGGGGCATGCGGTTCGTCATGATTCGGCTATTCCGGCTGCGCCAAAGCATTTTCGCCAAGTTCGCTTTTTCATTTATCATTGTCGGTCTGATTCCTCTCCTGATTTTGAGTTATTTCTCCTTAAATACATTCGGCAATTACATGGAACGGTATACCATTAACAACTTCGAGCAAATGGTCATGTATGCGGGCAAAAACGTCGATGATCTGTATACGAAGTACAACAACATTTCCAAGCTGATGTACTCCTACGGGCAGCAGGGCCGGTACGGTCAGCTCGGGGAAGTTATATCGAACGCTCCGGCTGAGGAAAATATACGGCTTTCCGCAGCGGTGGACGATTTCCTCCAAACCGTCGTGGCCACCGACGTCCATATCCGCAGCGCAGCTTTTGTTTTTTCCTCGGGACGC
The window above is part of the Paenibacillus hamazuiensis genome. Proteins encoded here:
- a CDS encoding TIM-barrel domain-containing protein, with product MEKIANGVWRLCFGQPENHTPVRLRKTEIRTEQLGKLECPGTPPFASQEIVVRQTARGVHIELPLAAEEHIYGFGLQLHRLDHTGRKKMIRVNSDPVADTGDSHAPVPFYVSTAGYGVYVDTARYATFYCGTNLRKGASEHKKFAAKAVGTSEIELYGYQVSEGNRAVVVDVPSAEGIDVYLFEGPDIAAAVQRYNLFSGGGCLPPAWGLGMWYRAYSAAKKEDVMRLAHTFREDRMPVDVFGFEPGWQTKAYSCSFVWDEGRFPGHEEMLEELHEMNYRVNLWEHLFVHPTSPIYSVLKPYSGDYEVWEGLVPDLSLPEARKIFSEHHEKEFVDKGIAGFKLDECDSSDFVHSNWSFPDIAEFPSGMDGEQMHNMLGAFYQETIQAPFEKAGKRTLSQVRASGALASPYPFVLYSDLYNHKVFIRGVAGCGFSGLLWSPEVRQAESPEDLIRRIQTTVFSPMALLNCWRIPNPPWMQVDRDKNIRGEFLDNYEQIRDICRTLFEIRMALIPYLYTAYARYSMEGRPPFRALVMDYPDDPNTYGIDDAYMMGEAVLVAPLVAGAAERTVYLPHGTWRCFWTNKSYEGGQTYTFAPGLERIPVLVKEGTLLPLAKPMPFVADEAVFDVTLHAYGDNARECRLYEDDGRSFAYRNGEYNWVTVSVNPDGTIRTERTGAYEGRRYRFSGIATFLNI
- a CDS encoding AraC family transcriptional regulator — translated: MNRLFEPVYFDQASIHWDYRIRIDHGFKGYYHWHQACEFMLVHEGQGTVVVNQMTFHIRRGMFFFFPPFRLHQVYADVSPDRPYERSIFYADPLLIENQLKLFPSRYSRFEDLRQNPTLSLGFDLGDKVQGMEWIFEQYDQALKKGRGEDPEEIALLFLQMLNTLPLSEVTGDRRKPELGKRGTGRYSEAIMRWIEEHFHEEVSLERLAEELHLSPNYISRVFRQETGSGVTDYLTARRIKQACRLLETTDNPVEQVGLEAGFANYSYFIQLFKRVVGTTPLKYRYSRVHRQTT
- a CDS encoding ABC transporter substrate-binding protein — encoded protein: MAMTKKTTAVSLTSAIVLSLALSACGGGSESAANTGASAGTGAGTNAAPKKTVTFTIGYATGDPATKQAMADSIAAFTKANPNIKINDLSEGGMASYLDWLKTKDAVGEFPDLVEMRDTQLFSEAGKIAELPAEWVGLFADAPKLNGKIWTAPIVGTYPQGIIYSKKAYADAGITGEPKTYDEFLAIQEKLKAKGITPLTFGGKDIFHWGFWVNKFLMDDVFADDPNWNSKRTKGQASFTDAGPMQAMKDFNELFTKGYVDKGFLSTADNQTASMLVTGKAAQLFSGPWMFAQISQADPKFEFGWYPVPDRKGRIVVNGLNTLQGWSISTKANQDADKKAAITEFIKFFFSKDQYTKFLKAVNGLPTTKENVTYDAGPQMKRVLEVMNDPKTIKSLQINSFWGENQMPPQWRNWFYKLAQEWLTKGDFSAEYMKKADAEWDANVKANAAGK
- a CDS encoding NAD(P)H-dependent flavin oxidoreductase, which produces MLNTELTRKLGIPYPIIQAPMAGGPTTPDLVAAVSNAGGLGSLGAGYLTPEQIRSAIKEIKQKTSRPFGVNLFVPEQPNTPEHIIAEMNEHLNKYRAELGIAPGSPIPKFAESFEEQVQVLLEENVPVFSFTFGIPSTDVIEAMKRRGTVVIGTATTVEEGIRLEAAGVDVIVAQGSEAGGHRGTFLTNALDALIGTMALVPQLVDHVSVPVIASGGIMDGRGLVASLALGASAVQMGTAFLASAESGAHAEHKRKIAASNEDCTEITYAYSGKAARGIRTDFMCDMRSYPGTIPDYPIQNAMTRDIRQAAAKASNPEFMSLWAGQGLRLATDRAAAEIVKMTVQQARDLIQNFSSRVEEDRG